From a region of the Panicum virgatum strain AP13 chromosome 2K, P.virgatum_v5, whole genome shotgun sequence genome:
- the LOC120672046 gene encoding histidine--tRNA ligase, chloroplastic/mitochondrial-like isoform X2 yields MAAWSSSPSLRHLLLLRPRVPLSPTCLAGSFSRRHIHSHSRRRLFSSASSSTLTHGDEASTHADADGVVDVNPPRGTRDFPPEDMRLRTWLFDQFREVSRLMAFEEVDFPVLESEALFIRKAGEEITQQLYNFEDKGGRRVVLRPEITPSLARLIIKQGKSVSLPLKWFTIGQCWRYERMTRGRRREHYQWNMDIFGVPKVRAEAELLQAIVLLFQRLGITSSDVGIRVSSRKVLQAVLNMYSIPEHLFTEVCVIVDKLGKLTRDEIEKELMSTGLSSEAVQGIIEVLSLKSLSKLEEVLGSGVEAVADLKKLFSFAEQYGYADWICFDASVVRGLAYYTGIVFEAFDREGKLRAICGGGRYDRLLSTFGSEDIPACGFGFGDAVIVESLKDQHPVLLFR; encoded by the exons atggcggcgtggtcgtcgtcgccgtcgcttcgccacctcctcctcctccgcccgcgcgtACCTCTCAGCCCCACCTGCCTCGCGGGCTCCTTCTCCCGCCGCCACATCCAcagccacagccgccgccgcctcttctcCTCCGCATCCTCCTCGACGCTGACCCACGGCGACGAGGCCTCGACCCATGCCGATGCGGACGGCGTCGTCGACGTCAACCCGCCGCGCGGCACCCGGGACTTCCCGCCGGAGGACATGCGCCTCCGCACCTGGCTGTTCGATCAGTTCAGGGAGGTCTCCCGCCTCATGGCCTTCGAGGAGGTGGACTTCCCCGTCCTCGAGTCGGAGGCGCTCTTCATCCGAAAGGCAGGGGAGGAGATCACGCAGCAG CTCTACAACTTCGAGGATAAAGGGGGTCGCCGTGTTGTTCTCAGGCCCGAAATCACCCCTTCCCTTGCGCGCCTAATCATAAAGCAAGG AAAATCAGTCTCCCTTCCACTGAAATGGTTTACTATAGGACAATGTTGGCGATACGAGCGAATGACCAgaggaagaagacgggagcATTACCAATGGAATATGGATATCTTTGGTGTGCCTAAAGTTCGG GCCGAGGCTGAGCTTCTTCAGGCTATTGTTCTCCTATTTCAACGTCTTGGAATTACATCTTCAGATGTGGGGATCAGGGTATCCAGCAGGAAG GTTCTTCAGGCTGTGTTGAACATGTATTCCATACCAGAACATTTATTCACTGAAGTTTGTGTTATTGTTGATAAG TTGGGAAAATTGACTAGGGATGAAATTGAGAAGGAACTGATGTCAACTGGGCTGTCATCTGAAGCTGTCCAGGGTATCATTGAAGTGCTTTCGCTCAAGTCATTGTCCAAGCTTGAAG AGGTTCTAGGCTCTGGTGTTGAAGCTGTTGCTGACTTGAAGAAACTCTTCTCATTTGCGGAGCAATAtggttatgctgattggatttGTTTTGACGCATCAGTGGTCCGTGGCCTTGCATACTACACAGGAATTGTATTTGAG gcATTTGATAGAGAAGGAAAACTGAGAGCAATTTGCGGTGGTGGAAGGTACGATAGATTGCTTTCGACATTTGGAAGTGAAGATATTCCAGCTTGTGGCTTTGGATTTGGTGATGCTGTTATAGTGGAA AGCTTGAAGGACCAGCATCCAGTATTGCTTTTTCGCTGA
- the LOC120695203 gene encoding receptor-like serine/threonine-protein kinase SD1-8, whose protein sequence is MAAPTIKFLNLPLLIFPILLLFHRASGAGGTASDTLNNGGNITDGGTLVSAGGSFTLGFFSPAGVPTKRHLGIWFTASGVDAVCWVANRDTPLNTTSGVLLLDSGNLVVSEKSSGRRVVLWQSFDHPSDTLLAGMKFGKSLMTGAEWSLTSWRAKDDPATGDYRRVMVMDPTKGLPDIVTWHGNVKMYRAGPWNGRPLVVDSPGEFSYVLNATADSPITRVMLDEVGVVKLPRDDCDEYASCGAFGLCNVDTASTPLCSCVEGFSPVNRSRRSRRESSGGCQRDVQLECGNGTTTDGFMVVRSVKLPDTDNATVAERVTLEQCRAMCLVDCWCVAYAATDIRGGGGGSGCVMWTNDIVDVRYVDNGQDIYVRLAKSELVEKKRNVAIIFLPVTACLLAFITGMFLVLIWWKRIGKHQNNEVQKNPEKGLLFIRDRCTCVILFLCISNTCLLSPWILINCGTIHQGTRVNSMRMNF, encoded by the exons ATGGCGGCACCAACAATCAAGTTTCTCAACCTCCCCCTGCTGATCTTCCCCATCTTACTCCTTTTCCACAGAGCCTCCGGTGCCGGCGGCACTGCGTCGGACACGCTCAACAACGGCGGCAACATCACCGATGGTGGGACGCTGGTCTCGGCCGGTGGCTCGTTCACCCTGGGGTTCTTCTCACCGGCTGGGGTGCCAACCAAGAGGCACCTCGGCATCTGGTTCACCGCGTCTGGTGTGGACGCCGTCTGTTGGGTGGCCAACCGCGACACCCCACTCAACACCACCTCCGGCGTGCTG CTGCTCGACTCCGGCAACCTGGTCGTGAGCGAGAAGAGCAGCGGCCGCCGCGTCGTCCTCTGGCAGTCGTTCGATCACCCGTCCGACACCTTGCTCGCCGGCATGAAGTTCGGCAAGAGCCTGATGACCGGCGCGGAGTGGTCCCTCACGTCGTGGCGCGCGAAGGACGACCCGGCTACGGGGGACTACCGCCGGGTCATGGTCATGGACCCCACCAAGGGCCTGCCGGACATCGTCACCTGGCATGGCAACGTCAAGATGTACCGCGCGGGGCCGTGGAACGGCCGGCCGCTG GTGGTGGACAGCCCCGGCGAGTTCTCCTACGTCCTCAACGCCACGGCCGACTCGCCCATCACCCGCGTCATGCTGGACGAGGTCGGCGTGGTGAAG TTGCCGCGCGACGACTGCGACGAGTATGCGTCGTGCGGCGCGTTCGGCTTGTGCAACGTCGACACCGCGTCGACGCCGTTGTGCAGCTGCGTCGAGGGGTTCAGCCCCGTGAACCGGTCGCGGCGGTCCCGGAGGGAATCCTCCGGCGGGTGCCAGAGGGACGTGCAGCTGGAGTGCGGCAACGGGACGACGACAGATGGGTTCATGGTGGTGCGAAGTGTGAAGCTCCCGGACACGGACAACGCGACGGTGGCCGAGCGCGTGACGCTGGAGCAGTGCAGGGCAATGTGCCTCGTGGACTGCTGGTGCGTGGCCTACGCCGCTACAGATAtccgaggaggtggcggtggcagtGGCTGCGTCATGTGGACGAATGACATTGTTGATGTCCGGTATGTAGACAACGGGCAGGATATCTACGTGAGATTGGCAAAATCTGAATTAG TTGAAAAGAAGAGGAATGTGGCAATAATATTTCTTCCAGTTACGGCATGTCTGCTTGCATTCATCACGGGGATGTTCCTTGTTTTGATATGGTGGAAGCGTATAG GCAAACATCAAAACAACGAAGTACAGAAGAATCCTGAAAAGGGACTACTCTTTATTAGGGATAGATGTACATGTGTTATATTATTTTTGTGTATATCTAACACTTGCTTACTTTCTCCATGGATTCTCATTAATTGCGGAACAATCCACCAAGGAACAAGGGTGAACTCCATGAGAATGAACTTCTAG
- the LOC120672061 gene encoding probable serine/threonine-protein kinase PBL23 yields the protein MGILCCFQSHAGGGGGHGQDVPSSSAASPSSATSWSGHKDRPLPERNNSVDYSNLVALVNEIVGDSVSYRHKRVAEEILKMGKAGKVTARAFTYAELFEATGGFRPESLLGEGGFGPVYRGRLPPKSTGPEVAVKQLDRNGMQGTREFLVEALMLSLLKHPHLVTLLGFCTDADHRMLVYEYMPLGSLEDHLLDLPPGRAPLEWATRMRVAQGAARGLEYLHDTAQPPVIYRDFKASNILLDTGFRARLSDFGLAKVGPSGDKTHVSTRVMGTYGYCAPEYALTGKLTTMSDVYSFGVVFLEIITGRRAIDTTRPPDQHNLVLWAGPRFKNKRRFAEMADPMLQGDYPTKGLHQALAIAAMCLQEDATMRPAISDVVTALEYLTVAGGGGGGTDIDDEQGPDPDEQQQTDDDAQA from the exons ATGGGCATCTTGTGTTGCTTCCAGTCCCACGCTGGTGGCGGGGGTGGCCATGGTCAGGATGTTCCTTCCTCGTCGGCGGCTTCTCCGTCCTCTGCCACCTCGTGGAGCGGACACAAGGATCGTCCTCTTCCCGAGCGCAACAACAGCGTTGATTACAGCAACCTCGTCGCCCTCGTCAACGAGATCGTCGGCGACTCAG TGAGCTACCGCCACAAGCGCGTGGCCGAGGAGATCCTCAAGATGGGCAAGGCCGGCAAGGTGACGGCGCGCGCCTTCACGTACGCGGAGCTGTTCGAGGCCACCGGCGGGTTCCGGCCGGAGTCGCTGCTGGGCGAGGGCGGCTTCGGCCCCGTGTACCGTGGGCGGCTGCCCCCCAAGTCGACGGGCCCGGAGGTGGCCGTCAAGCAGCTGGACCGCAACGGCATGCAGGGCACGCGCGAGTTCCTGGTGGAGGCGCTGATGCTGAGCCTGCTCAAGCACCCGCACCTGGTGACGCTGCTGGGCTTCTGCACCGACGCCGACCACCGCATGCTGGTCTACGAGTACATGCCGCTGGGGTCCCTGGAGGACCACCTGCTGGACCTGCCGCCGGGGCGCGCGCCGCTCGAGTGGGCCACGCGCATGCGCGTCGCGCAGGGCGCCGCGCGGGGGCTCGAGTACCTGCACGACACCGCGCAGCCGCCCGTGATCTACCGCGACTTCAAGGCCTCCAACATCCTGCTCGACACCGGCTTCCGCGCGCGCCTCTCCGACTTCGGGCTCGCTAAGGTCGGGCCCTCCGGCGACAAGACCCACGTCTCCACGCGCGTCATGGGCACCTACGGCTACTGCGCGCCCGAGTACGCTCTCACCGGCAAGCTCACCACCATGTCCGACGTCTACAGCTTCGGCGTCGTCTTCCTCGAGATCatcaccggccgccgcgccatcgACACCACCAGGCCGCCGGACCAACACAACCTCGTGCTCTGGGCGGGGCCGCGCTTCAAGAACAAGCGACGGTTCGCCGAGATGGCCGACCCGATGCTCCAGGGGGACTAccccaccaagggcctccaccAGGCGCTCGCCATCGCTGCCATGTGCCTCCAGGAGGACGCCACCATGCGCCCCGCCATCAGCGACGTCGTCACCGCGCTCGAGTACCTCACGGTcgcaggcggaggcggaggaggcacCGATATCGATGACGAGCAGGGTCCGGATCCCGATGAGCAGCAGCAAACCGACGACGACGCGCAAGCGTAA
- the LOC120672046 gene encoding histidine--tRNA ligase, chloroplastic/mitochondrial-like isoform X1, giving the protein MAAWSSSPSLRHLLLLRPRVPLSPTCLAGSFSRRHIHSHSRRRLFSSASSSTLTHGDEASTHADADGVVDVNPPRGTRDFPPEDMRLRTWLFDQFREVSRLMAFEEVDFPVLESEALFIRKAGEEITQQLYNFEDKGGRRVVLRPEITPSLARLIIKQGKSVSLPLKWFTIGQCWRYERMTRGRRREHYQWNMDIFGVPKVRAEAELLQAIVLLFQRLGITSSDVGIRVSSRKVLQAVLNMYSIPEHLFTEVCVIVDKLGKLTRDEIEKELMSTGLSSEAVQGIIEVLSLKSLSKLEEVLGSGVEAVADLKKLFSFAEQYGYADWICFDASVVRGLAYYTGIVFEAFDREGKLRAICGGGRYDRLLSTFGSEDIPACGFGFGDAVIVELLKEKGLLPDMSRQIDDIVFPLDEELEGPASSIAFSLRKKGRAVDLVEDKRLKWVFKHAERINASRLMLVGNSEWERGTVRVKILSTREEFEVKAGDLE; this is encoded by the exons atggcggcgtggtcgtcgtcgccgtcgcttcgccacctcctcctcctccgcccgcgcgtACCTCTCAGCCCCACCTGCCTCGCGGGCTCCTTCTCCCGCCGCCACATCCAcagccacagccgccgccgcctcttctcCTCCGCATCCTCCTCGACGCTGACCCACGGCGACGAGGCCTCGACCCATGCCGATGCGGACGGCGTCGTCGACGTCAACCCGCCGCGCGGCACCCGGGACTTCCCGCCGGAGGACATGCGCCTCCGCACCTGGCTGTTCGATCAGTTCAGGGAGGTCTCCCGCCTCATGGCCTTCGAGGAGGTGGACTTCCCCGTCCTCGAGTCGGAGGCGCTCTTCATCCGAAAGGCAGGGGAGGAGATCACGCAGCAG CTCTACAACTTCGAGGATAAAGGGGGTCGCCGTGTTGTTCTCAGGCCCGAAATCACCCCTTCCCTTGCGCGCCTAATCATAAAGCAAGG AAAATCAGTCTCCCTTCCACTGAAATGGTTTACTATAGGACAATGTTGGCGATACGAGCGAATGACCAgaggaagaagacgggagcATTACCAATGGAATATGGATATCTTTGGTGTGCCTAAAGTTCGG GCCGAGGCTGAGCTTCTTCAGGCTATTGTTCTCCTATTTCAACGTCTTGGAATTACATCTTCAGATGTGGGGATCAGGGTATCCAGCAGGAAG GTTCTTCAGGCTGTGTTGAACATGTATTCCATACCAGAACATTTATTCACTGAAGTTTGTGTTATTGTTGATAAG TTGGGAAAATTGACTAGGGATGAAATTGAGAAGGAACTGATGTCAACTGGGCTGTCATCTGAAGCTGTCCAGGGTATCATTGAAGTGCTTTCGCTCAAGTCATTGTCCAAGCTTGAAG AGGTTCTAGGCTCTGGTGTTGAAGCTGTTGCTGACTTGAAGAAACTCTTCTCATTTGCGGAGCAATAtggttatgctgattggatttGTTTTGACGCATCAGTGGTCCGTGGCCTTGCATACTACACAGGAATTGTATTTGAG gcATTTGATAGAGAAGGAAAACTGAGAGCAATTTGCGGTGGTGGAAGGTACGATAGATTGCTTTCGACATTTGGAAGTGAAGATATTCCAGCTTGTGGCTTTGGATTTGGTGATGCTGTTATAGTGGAA CTGCTGAAAGAAAAGGGTCTGTTGCCTGATATGTCACGTCAGATAGATGACATTGTCTTCCCTTTGGATGAAGAGCTTGAAGGACCAGCATCCAGTATTGCTTTTTCGCTGAGGAAGAAAGGACGAGCAGTTGACCTTGTAGAAGACAAGCGTCTCAAATG GGTATTTAAGCACGCGGAGAGGATCAATGCTAGCAGGCTGATGTTGGTTGGAAATTCTGAGTGGGAGCGTGGTACAGTTCGTGTAAAAATACTATCAACAAGAGAAGAATTCGAGGTTAAGGCAGGCGACCTAGAGTGA